In Gigantopelta aegis isolate Gae_Host chromosome 6, Gae_host_genome, whole genome shotgun sequence, the following are encoded in one genomic region:
- the LOC121374341 gene encoding oral-facial-digital syndrome 1 protein-like isoform X3 — MEESTPEYLTAEELRSRLYRSLKHRGLIDTVKSQLRNSIVTELQTSFRGHLSLNDLKEPEDSSLLHRAANSLIASHLRHCHYDYSLSVFLPESGLAQDKIFSTEDLLQLLSINPHSKLHQKLLHAERNGPGKGLLWTLLHDISSLHARSTLETAVQTDLIRMGPVSSLDEKLHSLDELYSSKRHDHMKTGSVAVEDRLLLYQRQLEDRYNSELKRELARMKDNEIARIRLEEKDQCQRELSRFRKELEREYQSRYDALGERERNSLERTKAEQEMHEKENFTQRQIILEEIECVRQRENELKRETELNQREKKLLEERMRAKEDEIRRREQEVKRKEIEFEQRLQNGMAQFKLDTQARFIERTQNLEVREARVKELERLVSDEKSTIQSVKDELRDKTHRINELETLTQELRHSEVTATRQNEFINAKLRDMTDYNVTKEQNALMRNELETLRTRLSELLMMNERERGRQEELLRDLRRPSPETLMLQRDLERARESLRQEQLVFEQQKHLLEVRLKEEIDRNRELIQHYEEQTLQMKEMNREVVDLRQHLAMTNQALNNEVYRKPPGPDDARSVNLSQISQVSHHHAAGSHGNRSRSPHLRFEDKDVYNDVLLDDDYVMPKRYDRLSEDDDVSSTTSCDVIAETKYRLKNLEKEANNLELAYQDFHHQMTNVAAIPDPVTSSHSKGSRQDIVISPIASERPMSSTPYKQGHHSQAYQEDSFEELSGRKDRSRGESHQPIPKFDISNMSMNEAQTSQTVERKEKSRPITVSDLEVRPGSPSIVVVAGSESSAGHSPENVAVPLQHRRTESALEPIGKPTGALPPLSLDSAWKGGEAPSAGILPPLSLDSAWKGAEPTGKLPSLSLDSAWKSEDQKKAEAQREAEEKRVWEEERQRREAERRRLEEEAWEREQQKLKELEAPTQSVPQNVEKKKEEKEEADAIDPVMQQYMDMVKQQKEKENEVAQKTVDTWGKGHDASPVQSDNEISVPEEKSCPASDDEFGW; from the exons ATGGAGGAATCTACTCCGGAATATTTAACGGCAGAAGAGCTCAGAAGTCGTTTGTATCGCAGTTTAAAACACCGTGGTCTTATAGACACAGTTAAG tctcAGCTACGGAACAGCATTGTAACAGAACTGCAGACATCATTTCGAGGTCATCTTTCACTAAACGATTTGAAAGAGCCAGAAGATAGTTCATTGCTTCACCGAGCTGCCAACAGTCTGATAGCATCACACCTAAGACATTGTCACTATGATTATTCACTCAGTGTCTTTCTACCGGAAAGTGGCTTGGCTCAAGATAAG atATTTAGCACTGAAGACTTGCTTCAATTGCTTTCAATCAACCCACATTCAAAACTCCACCAAAAATTA TTGCATGCAGAAAGAAATGGGCCAGGCAAGG GTCTTCTATGGACATTACTTCACGATATTTCGAGTCTACACGCCAGATCAACACTGGAGACAGCTGTTCAGACTGATCTCATTCGAATGGGTCCTGTCAGCTCTCTGG ATGAGAAGTTACATAGTCTGGATGAGTTGTATTCATCAAAGCGTCATGATCACATGAAAACTGGGTCAGTGGCTGTTGAGGACCGACTTCTGTTGTATCAGAGACAGCTGGAAGACAGATATAACTCAGAACTCAAGAGAGAA CTTGCCCGTATGAAAGACAACGAAATAGCCAGAATACGACTAGAAGAGAAAGATCAGTGTCAAAGAGAATTAAGCAGATTTAGAAAGGAA CTGGAGAGGGAATACCAGTCTAGATATGATGCTctgggagaaagagagagaaattcGTTAGAACGGACGAAGGCTGAACAAGAG ATGcatgaaaaagaaaattttacTCAGCGACAAATTATCTTAGAGGAAATAGAATGTGTTCGTCAGAGAGAGAACGAACTGAAGAGGGAAACAGAACTGAATCAAAG GGAGAAGAAGCTGCTTGAGGAACGGATGCGTGCGAAGGAGGATGAGATACGGAGGAGAGAACAGGAAGTGAAGCGGAAAGAGATTGAGTTTGAGCAGAGGCTGCAGAACGGCATGGCACA ATTCAAGCTGGATACACAAGCCCGCTTCATCGAGAGAACACAGAACCTGGAGGTTAGAGAAGCCAGAGTTAaag AGTTGGAACGGCTTGTGTCGGATGAGAAAAGTACGATTCAGAGTGTTAAAGACGAACTGAGAGACAAAACTCACAGAATTAATGAGCTTGAG ACTCTGACCCAGGAACTGAGACATTCAGAAGTCACAGCGACCAGACAGAATGAGTTCATTAATGCCAAACTCCGAGAC ATGACTGACTACAATGTGACCAAGGAGCAAAATGCATTAATGAGAAATGAATTGGAAACTCTTCGAAC GAGACTGTCCGAGCTTCTCATGATGAATGAACGAGAAAGAGGCA GACAAGAGGAGTTGCTGCGAGACTTGCGCCGACCCAGCCCGGAGACTTTGATGCTGCAGCGCGACCTGGAGCGAGCACGGGAAAGTCTGCGCCAGGAACAGCTGGTCTTCGAACAGCAGAAACATCTGCTGGAGGTCCGCCTCAAGGAAGAG ATTGACAGGAATCGTGAACTCATACAGCATTATGAAGAGCAGACTCTACAGATGAAGGAGATGAACCGTGAAGTCGTTGATTTACGTCAACATCTCGCCATGACAAATCAAG CTTTGAATAATGAAGTCTATAGGAAACCACCAGGCCCAGATGATGCAAG GTCAGTCAATCTATCCCAGATTTCACAAGTATCTCACCATCATGCTGCTGGTAGTCATGGTAACAGATCACGTTCCCCTCACCTGCGGTTTGAAGATAAAGATGTTTACAATGATGTACTACTCGACGATGATTATGTGATGCCGAAACGATACGACCGGTTGTCAGAAGACGATGATGTTTCCTCCACGACATCCTGTGACGTGATcgctgaaacaaaatacagactGAAGAACTTGGAGAAAGAAGCTAAT AATCTAGAACTGGCATATCAGGATTTTCACCATCAGATGACAAACGTAGCTGCCATCCCAGACCCTGTCACATCCTCACACAGCAAAG GTTCCAGACAAGACATTGTGATAAGTCCTATTGCCAGTGAACGTCCAATGTCTTCCACACCCTACAAACAAGGTCACCATTCTCAAGCCTATCAAGAAG atagCTTTGAGGAGCTGAGTGGCCGCAAAGACCGATCCAGGGGTGAATCACATCAGCCGATTCCGAAGTTCGACATCTCAAACATGTCGATGAACGAAGCTCAGACAAGTCAGAC AGTCGAGAGGAAGGAAAAGTCTCGACCAATCACAGTGTCCGACCTCGAGGTACGACCCGGGTCTCCGAGTATCGTCGTCGTTGCCGGGTCGGAGTCCAGCGCAGGGCACTCTCCTGAGAATG TAGCTGTGCCATTACAACACAGAAGAACAGAATCTGCACTTGAGCCAATCGGAAAACCAACAGGAGCACTACCCCCTCTCTCGCTTGATAGTGCATGGAAAGGTGGTGAGGCTCCATCAGCAGGGATCCTACCCCCACTTTCACTTGACAGTGCGTGGAAGGGTGCTGAACCTACAGGGAAACTGCCCTCACTATCGCTCGACAGTGCATGGAAGAGTG AAGATCAGAAGAAGGCTGAGGCACAAAGAGAGGCAGAAGAGAAGCGTGTTTGGgaggaagagagacagagacgcgAGGCAGAGAGACGACGACTGGAGGAGGAAGCCTGGGAGAGAGAACAGCAGAAACTGAAAGAACTCGAA GCACCAACACAGAGCGTGCCACAAAATgtggagaagaagaaagaggagAAGGAAGAAGCAGACGCCATTGACCCAGTGATGCAGCAGTATATGGACATGGTCAAACAgcagaaggagaaggagaatgAG GTGGCTCAGAAAACAGTTGACACATGGGGCAAAGGTCAT
- the LOC121374341 gene encoding oral-facial-digital syndrome 1 protein-like isoform X2 has translation MITSPNDENKSWRTRPGRLRQGEIDTGRDRQAPIFQCQSQLRNSIVTELQTSFRGHLSLNDLKEPEDSSLLHRAANSLIASHLRHCHYDYSLSVFLPESGLAQDKIFSTEDLLQLLSINPHSKLHQKLLHAERNGPGKGLLWTLLHDISSLHARSTLETAVQTDLIRMGPVSSLDEKLHSLDELYSSKRHDHMKTGSVAVEDRLLLYQRQLEDRYNSELKRELARMKDNEIARIRLEEKDQCQRELSRFRKELEREYQSRYDALGERERNSLERTKAEQEMHEKENFTQRQIILEEIECVRQRENELKRETELNQREKKLLEERMRAKEDEIRRREQEVKRKEIEFEQRLQNGMAQFKLDTQARFIERTQNLEVREARVKELERLVSDEKSTIQSVKDELRDKTHRINELETLTQELRHSEVTATRQNEFINAKLRDMTDYNVTKEQNALMRNELETLRTRLSELLMMNERERGRQEELLRDLRRPSPETLMLQRDLERARESLRQEQLVFEQQKHLLEVRLKEEIDRNRELIQHYEEQTLQMKEMNREVVDLRQHLAMTNQALNNEVYRKPPGPDDARSVNLSQISQVSHHHAAGSHGNRSRSPHLRFEDKDVYNDVLLDDDYVMPKRYDRLSEDDDVSSTTSCDVIAETKYRLKNLEKEANNLELAYQDFHHQMTNVAAIPDPVTSSHSKGSRQDIVISPIASERPMSSTPYKQGHHSQAYQEDSFEELSGRKDRSRGESHQPIPKFDISNMSMNEAQTSQTVERKEKSRPITVSDLEVRPGSPSIVVVAGSESSAGHSPENAVPLQHRRTESALEPIGKPTGALPPLSLDSAWKGGEAPSAGILPPLSLDSAWKGAEPTGKLPSLSLDSAWKSEDQKKAEAQREAEEKRVWEEERQRREAERRRLEEEAWEREQQKLKELEAPTQSVPQNVEKKKEEKEEADAIDPVMQQYMDMVKQQKEKENEVAQKTVDTWGKGHDASPVQSDNEISVPEEKSCPASDDEFGW, from the exons atgataacttcgccaaacgatgaaaataagtcctggcgaactcgcccggggcgacttcgccagggcgagatcgacacggggcgagatcgccaggctccGATATTTCAGTGTCAA tctcAGCTACGGAACAGCATTGTAACAGAACTGCAGACATCATTTCGAGGTCATCTTTCACTAAACGATTTGAAAGAGCCAGAAGATAGTTCATTGCTTCACCGAGCTGCCAACAGTCTGATAGCATCACACCTAAGACATTGTCACTATGATTATTCACTCAGTGTCTTTCTACCGGAAAGTGGCTTGGCTCAAGATAAG atATTTAGCACTGAAGACTTGCTTCAATTGCTTTCAATCAACCCACATTCAAAACTCCACCAAAAATTA TTGCATGCAGAAAGAAATGGGCCAGGCAAGG GTCTTCTATGGACATTACTTCACGATATTTCGAGTCTACACGCCAGATCAACACTGGAGACAGCTGTTCAGACTGATCTCATTCGAATGGGTCCTGTCAGCTCTCTGG ATGAGAAGTTACATAGTCTGGATGAGTTGTATTCATCAAAGCGTCATGATCACATGAAAACTGGGTCAGTGGCTGTTGAGGACCGACTTCTGTTGTATCAGAGACAGCTGGAAGACAGATATAACTCAGAACTCAAGAGAGAA CTTGCCCGTATGAAAGACAACGAAATAGCCAGAATACGACTAGAAGAGAAAGATCAGTGTCAAAGAGAATTAAGCAGATTTAGAAAGGAA CTGGAGAGGGAATACCAGTCTAGATATGATGCTctgggagaaagagagagaaattcGTTAGAACGGACGAAGGCTGAACAAGAG ATGcatgaaaaagaaaattttacTCAGCGACAAATTATCTTAGAGGAAATAGAATGTGTTCGTCAGAGAGAGAACGAACTGAAGAGGGAAACAGAACTGAATCAAAG GGAGAAGAAGCTGCTTGAGGAACGGATGCGTGCGAAGGAGGATGAGATACGGAGGAGAGAACAGGAAGTGAAGCGGAAAGAGATTGAGTTTGAGCAGAGGCTGCAGAACGGCATGGCACA ATTCAAGCTGGATACACAAGCCCGCTTCATCGAGAGAACACAGAACCTGGAGGTTAGAGAAGCCAGAGTTAaag AGTTGGAACGGCTTGTGTCGGATGAGAAAAGTACGATTCAGAGTGTTAAAGACGAACTGAGAGACAAAACTCACAGAATTAATGAGCTTGAG ACTCTGACCCAGGAACTGAGACATTCAGAAGTCACAGCGACCAGACAGAATGAGTTCATTAATGCCAAACTCCGAGAC ATGACTGACTACAATGTGACCAAGGAGCAAAATGCATTAATGAGAAATGAATTGGAAACTCTTCGAAC GAGACTGTCCGAGCTTCTCATGATGAATGAACGAGAAAGAGGCA GACAAGAGGAGTTGCTGCGAGACTTGCGCCGACCCAGCCCGGAGACTTTGATGCTGCAGCGCGACCTGGAGCGAGCACGGGAAAGTCTGCGCCAGGAACAGCTGGTCTTCGAACAGCAGAAACATCTGCTGGAGGTCCGCCTCAAGGAAGAG ATTGACAGGAATCGTGAACTCATACAGCATTATGAAGAGCAGACTCTACAGATGAAGGAGATGAACCGTGAAGTCGTTGATTTACGTCAACATCTCGCCATGACAAATCAAG CTTTGAATAATGAAGTCTATAGGAAACCACCAGGCCCAGATGATGCAAG GTCAGTCAATCTATCCCAGATTTCACAAGTATCTCACCATCATGCTGCTGGTAGTCATGGTAACAGATCACGTTCCCCTCACCTGCGGTTTGAAGATAAAGATGTTTACAATGATGTACTACTCGACGATGATTATGTGATGCCGAAACGATACGACCGGTTGTCAGAAGACGATGATGTTTCCTCCACGACATCCTGTGACGTGATcgctgaaacaaaatacagactGAAGAACTTGGAGAAAGAAGCTAAT AATCTAGAACTGGCATATCAGGATTTTCACCATCAGATGACAAACGTAGCTGCCATCCCAGACCCTGTCACATCCTCACACAGCAAAG GTTCCAGACAAGACATTGTGATAAGTCCTATTGCCAGTGAACGTCCAATGTCTTCCACACCCTACAAACAAGGTCACCATTCTCAAGCCTATCAAGAAG atagCTTTGAGGAGCTGAGTGGCCGCAAAGACCGATCCAGGGGTGAATCACATCAGCCGATTCCGAAGTTCGACATCTCAAACATGTCGATGAACGAAGCTCAGACAAGTCAGAC AGTCGAGAGGAAGGAAAAGTCTCGACCAATCACAGTGTCCGACCTCGAGGTACGACCCGGGTCTCCGAGTATCGTCGTCGTTGCCGGGTCGGAGTCCAGCGCAGGGCACTCTCCTGAGAATG CTGTGCCATTACAACACAGAAGAACAGAATCTGCACTTGAGCCAATCGGAAAACCAACAGGAGCACTACCCCCTCTCTCGCTTGATAGTGCATGGAAAGGTGGTGAGGCTCCATCAGCAGGGATCCTACCCCCACTTTCACTTGACAGTGCGTGGAAGGGTGCTGAACCTACAGGGAAACTGCCCTCACTATCGCTCGACAGTGCATGGAAGAGTG AAGATCAGAAGAAGGCTGAGGCACAAAGAGAGGCAGAAGAGAAGCGTGTTTGGgaggaagagagacagagacgcgAGGCAGAGAGACGACGACTGGAGGAGGAAGCCTGGGAGAGAGAACAGCAGAAACTGAAAGAACTCGAA GCACCAACACAGAGCGTGCCACAAAATgtggagaagaagaaagaggagAAGGAAGAAGCAGACGCCATTGACCCAGTGATGCAGCAGTATATGGACATGGTCAAACAgcagaaggagaaggagaatgAG GTGGCTCAGAAAACAGTTGACACATGGGGCAAAGGTCAT
- the LOC121374341 gene encoding oral-facial-digital syndrome 1 protein-like isoform X1: MITSPNDENKSWRTRPGRLRQGEIDTGRDRQAPIFQCQSQLRNSIVTELQTSFRGHLSLNDLKEPEDSSLLHRAANSLIASHLRHCHYDYSLSVFLPESGLAQDKIFSTEDLLQLLSINPHSKLHQKLLHAERNGPGKGLLWTLLHDISSLHARSTLETAVQTDLIRMGPVSSLDEKLHSLDELYSSKRHDHMKTGSVAVEDRLLLYQRQLEDRYNSELKRELARMKDNEIARIRLEEKDQCQRELSRFRKELEREYQSRYDALGERERNSLERTKAEQEMHEKENFTQRQIILEEIECVRQRENELKRETELNQREKKLLEERMRAKEDEIRRREQEVKRKEIEFEQRLQNGMAQFKLDTQARFIERTQNLEVREARVKELERLVSDEKSTIQSVKDELRDKTHRINELETLTQELRHSEVTATRQNEFINAKLRDMTDYNVTKEQNALMRNELETLRTRLSELLMMNERERGRQEELLRDLRRPSPETLMLQRDLERARESLRQEQLVFEQQKHLLEVRLKEEIDRNRELIQHYEEQTLQMKEMNREVVDLRQHLAMTNQALNNEVYRKPPGPDDARSVNLSQISQVSHHHAAGSHGNRSRSPHLRFEDKDVYNDVLLDDDYVMPKRYDRLSEDDDVSSTTSCDVIAETKYRLKNLEKEANNLELAYQDFHHQMTNVAAIPDPVTSSHSKGSRQDIVISPIASERPMSSTPYKQGHHSQAYQEDSFEELSGRKDRSRGESHQPIPKFDISNMSMNEAQTSQTVERKEKSRPITVSDLEVRPGSPSIVVVAGSESSAGHSPENVAVPLQHRRTESALEPIGKPTGALPPLSLDSAWKGGEAPSAGILPPLSLDSAWKGAEPTGKLPSLSLDSAWKSEDQKKAEAQREAEEKRVWEEERQRREAERRRLEEEAWEREQQKLKELEAPTQSVPQNVEKKKEEKEEADAIDPVMQQYMDMVKQQKEKENEVAQKTVDTWGKGHDASPVQSDNEISVPEEKSCPASDDEFGW; this comes from the exons atgataacttcgccaaacgatgaaaataagtcctggcgaactcgcccggggcgacttcgccagggcgagatcgacacggggcgagatcgccaggctccGATATTTCAGTGTCAA tctcAGCTACGGAACAGCATTGTAACAGAACTGCAGACATCATTTCGAGGTCATCTTTCACTAAACGATTTGAAAGAGCCAGAAGATAGTTCATTGCTTCACCGAGCTGCCAACAGTCTGATAGCATCACACCTAAGACATTGTCACTATGATTATTCACTCAGTGTCTTTCTACCGGAAAGTGGCTTGGCTCAAGATAAG atATTTAGCACTGAAGACTTGCTTCAATTGCTTTCAATCAACCCACATTCAAAACTCCACCAAAAATTA TTGCATGCAGAAAGAAATGGGCCAGGCAAGG GTCTTCTATGGACATTACTTCACGATATTTCGAGTCTACACGCCAGATCAACACTGGAGACAGCTGTTCAGACTGATCTCATTCGAATGGGTCCTGTCAGCTCTCTGG ATGAGAAGTTACATAGTCTGGATGAGTTGTATTCATCAAAGCGTCATGATCACATGAAAACTGGGTCAGTGGCTGTTGAGGACCGACTTCTGTTGTATCAGAGACAGCTGGAAGACAGATATAACTCAGAACTCAAGAGAGAA CTTGCCCGTATGAAAGACAACGAAATAGCCAGAATACGACTAGAAGAGAAAGATCAGTGTCAAAGAGAATTAAGCAGATTTAGAAAGGAA CTGGAGAGGGAATACCAGTCTAGATATGATGCTctgggagaaagagagagaaattcGTTAGAACGGACGAAGGCTGAACAAGAG ATGcatgaaaaagaaaattttacTCAGCGACAAATTATCTTAGAGGAAATAGAATGTGTTCGTCAGAGAGAGAACGAACTGAAGAGGGAAACAGAACTGAATCAAAG GGAGAAGAAGCTGCTTGAGGAACGGATGCGTGCGAAGGAGGATGAGATACGGAGGAGAGAACAGGAAGTGAAGCGGAAAGAGATTGAGTTTGAGCAGAGGCTGCAGAACGGCATGGCACA ATTCAAGCTGGATACACAAGCCCGCTTCATCGAGAGAACACAGAACCTGGAGGTTAGAGAAGCCAGAGTTAaag AGTTGGAACGGCTTGTGTCGGATGAGAAAAGTACGATTCAGAGTGTTAAAGACGAACTGAGAGACAAAACTCACAGAATTAATGAGCTTGAG ACTCTGACCCAGGAACTGAGACATTCAGAAGTCACAGCGACCAGACAGAATGAGTTCATTAATGCCAAACTCCGAGAC ATGACTGACTACAATGTGACCAAGGAGCAAAATGCATTAATGAGAAATGAATTGGAAACTCTTCGAAC GAGACTGTCCGAGCTTCTCATGATGAATGAACGAGAAAGAGGCA GACAAGAGGAGTTGCTGCGAGACTTGCGCCGACCCAGCCCGGAGACTTTGATGCTGCAGCGCGACCTGGAGCGAGCACGGGAAAGTCTGCGCCAGGAACAGCTGGTCTTCGAACAGCAGAAACATCTGCTGGAGGTCCGCCTCAAGGAAGAG ATTGACAGGAATCGTGAACTCATACAGCATTATGAAGAGCAGACTCTACAGATGAAGGAGATGAACCGTGAAGTCGTTGATTTACGTCAACATCTCGCCATGACAAATCAAG CTTTGAATAATGAAGTCTATAGGAAACCACCAGGCCCAGATGATGCAAG GTCAGTCAATCTATCCCAGATTTCACAAGTATCTCACCATCATGCTGCTGGTAGTCATGGTAACAGATCACGTTCCCCTCACCTGCGGTTTGAAGATAAAGATGTTTACAATGATGTACTACTCGACGATGATTATGTGATGCCGAAACGATACGACCGGTTGTCAGAAGACGATGATGTTTCCTCCACGACATCCTGTGACGTGATcgctgaaacaaaatacagactGAAGAACTTGGAGAAAGAAGCTAAT AATCTAGAACTGGCATATCAGGATTTTCACCATCAGATGACAAACGTAGCTGCCATCCCAGACCCTGTCACATCCTCACACAGCAAAG GTTCCAGACAAGACATTGTGATAAGTCCTATTGCCAGTGAACGTCCAATGTCTTCCACACCCTACAAACAAGGTCACCATTCTCAAGCCTATCAAGAAG atagCTTTGAGGAGCTGAGTGGCCGCAAAGACCGATCCAGGGGTGAATCACATCAGCCGATTCCGAAGTTCGACATCTCAAACATGTCGATGAACGAAGCTCAGACAAGTCAGAC AGTCGAGAGGAAGGAAAAGTCTCGACCAATCACAGTGTCCGACCTCGAGGTACGACCCGGGTCTCCGAGTATCGTCGTCGTTGCCGGGTCGGAGTCCAGCGCAGGGCACTCTCCTGAGAATG TAGCTGTGCCATTACAACACAGAAGAACAGAATCTGCACTTGAGCCAATCGGAAAACCAACAGGAGCACTACCCCCTCTCTCGCTTGATAGTGCATGGAAAGGTGGTGAGGCTCCATCAGCAGGGATCCTACCCCCACTTTCACTTGACAGTGCGTGGAAGGGTGCTGAACCTACAGGGAAACTGCCCTCACTATCGCTCGACAGTGCATGGAAGAGTG AAGATCAGAAGAAGGCTGAGGCACAAAGAGAGGCAGAAGAGAAGCGTGTTTGGgaggaagagagacagagacgcgAGGCAGAGAGACGACGACTGGAGGAGGAAGCCTGGGAGAGAGAACAGCAGAAACTGAAAGAACTCGAA GCACCAACACAGAGCGTGCCACAAAATgtggagaagaagaaagaggagAAGGAAGAAGCAGACGCCATTGACCCAGTGATGCAGCAGTATATGGACATGGTCAAACAgcagaaggagaaggagaatgAG GTGGCTCAGAAAACAGTTGACACATGGGGCAAAGGTCAT
- the LOC121374342 gene encoding alpha-N-acetylgalactosaminidase-like, with protein MKLPYKFIEIVLLLTVFAFLVNSLDNGLVPTPPMGWMDWERFRCNINCDTDPDNCIGERLFMRTADRMVSDGYRDAGYVYVSIDDCWMSKERDSQLRLQADPKRFPHGIKWLADYMHQRGLKLGIYEDFGTKTCGGYPGSEFFLMSDAQTFADWDVDMLKLDGCNSHVDQMSVGYPTMGLFLNKTGRPILYSCSWPAYTGSGKKTDYKLIAKTCNMWRNYKDVEDSWDSVYGIIQFYAEDRDHFSSVAGPGNWNDPDQLIIGDYGLSWNQQKVQMGMWAIMASPLFMSVDLDKIDAQSRSLLLNRRVLAINQDKLGIQGTKLMSKAAALDVWTKPILPKGSLAVAVVNGNNKGVPRTAVIQLKELGLTNPSGYNVTETFDGTALGLFRPLDKLTVEANPSGIYLFTAVPINTGAKTIIV; from the exons ATGAAACTGCCGTACAAGTTTATCGAAATTGTTCTTCTCTTGACGGTATTTGCATTCCTAGTGAACAGCCTGGACAATGGTCTTGTGCCGACCCCGCCAATGGGATGGATGGACTGGGAACGTTTCCGGTGTAACATCAACTGTGACACAGACCCAGACAACTGCATTGG AGAGCGACTGTTTATGAGGACAGCCGACCGGATGGTTTCTGACGGTTACCGTGATGCTGGTTATGTGTATGTTTCTATTGACGACTGCTGGATGTCGAAAGAACGGGATTCTCAGTTACGTCTCCAGGCCGACCCGAAGAGGTTCCCACACGGAATCAAATGGCTTGCTGACTAT aTGCATCAAAGAGGCTTGAAGCTTGGAATATACGAGGATTTTGGAACAAAAACTTGTGGAGGTTATCCAGGAAGTGAGTTCTTCCTGATGTCCGATGCGCAGACGTTTGCCGACTGGGATGTTGATATGTTGAAGCTGGATGGTTGTAATTCACATGTGGATCAGATGTCTGTAG GTTATCCAACTATGggattatttttaaacaagacaGGTCGACCAATTCTTTATTCCTGCAGTTGGCCTGCATATACAGGTTCTGGCAAAAAA ACTGATTACAAACTGATTGCTAAGACATGTAACATGTGGAGGAATTACAAGGATGTAGAAGACTCCTGGGATTCAGTCTATGGCATCATTCAGTTCTATGCAGAAGACAGAGATCATTTCAGCTCAGTTGCCGGCCCGGGGAACTGGAATGATCCAGATCAG TTGATAATTGGTGACTATGGTTTGAGTTGGAACCAGCAGAAGGTACAGATGGGGATGTGGGCGATAATGGCATCGCCTCTCTTCATGTCTGTGGATCTGGACAAGATTGATGCCCAGTCGCGAAGTCTTCTTCTCAACCGACGGGTTCTCGCAATTAACCAAGACAAACTGGGAATCCAGGGCACAAAGCTAATGAGCAAG gctGCAGCTCTGGATGTTTGGACCAAACCAATACTGCCAAAAGGAAGTTTGGCTGTGGCCGTTGTGAATGGGAATAACAAAGGCGTGCCGCGGACAGCTGTGATTCAGTTGAAAGAACTTGGATTAACCAACCCATCAGGGTATAATGTGACAGAGACCTTTGACGGAACAGCTTTAGGATTGTTTAGACCCCTTGATAAATTAACTGTTGAGGCCAATCCCTCTGGTATTTATCTTTTCACTGCTGTACCCATTAACACTGGTGCCAAAActataatagtataa